Proteins from one Myxococcales bacterium genomic window:
- a CDS encoding efflux RND transporter permease subunit: MNLAELSLRRPVLCLVASLVLFLLGVVGFRFLGVREYPAVDPPVVTITTNYPGASPDVIDSQITEPLEQAVNGVSGVRNISSTSRDSQSVIRVEFAIGAAVDAAANDIRDKVAGAVRRLPADVDPPIVEKADADASPIVFLTVQSDTKSILEVNQLADTLIKERMQTIPGVSTVRIFGEKRWAMRLSMDAERMAAHQVTPDDVRAALARENVELPAGRVEGSSVEIGLRAVGRLSTPDELNRMVIRQEGGRQVEFRDVGHAELSAENLRTGVKRDGVPMIGVAVVPQPNTNAIEIADEFYRRYEQIKAGVPPEYRVEIGYDFTTYVRRSIREVEEALATAFLLVGAVIFLFLRSFRSTLVPVIAIPVSIVSTFFVMYLAGFTINILTLVALVLAIGLVVDDAIVVLENIYSKVEAGMEPLEAALAGSKEIYFAVISTTITLAAVFLPIVFIEGLTGRLFREFAVVVSGSVLISAFVALTLSPVMCRYLLRRVDRPSLLYRVTEPFFVGLGRLYRRTLQLFLRVRWLAVPIAAGVIAAALFIGKGLKSELAPLEDRSNVRIGVRAPEGTTYEATAAAVDRLAVMLDESVPEISRSYSITALFGGPVNTGIQNLYLLEPNERRRTQEQIFQSVSAKLNGFTDLRTFPAQPPTIGNRFSGLPLQYVVQAPNLDALAEVLPKILEEAGKSPALRFVDADLKFNRPEGVIHIDRAKATELGISVADIARTLDLSYGGRRYGYFVRNGRQYQVIGELERADRSAPDAVRRLSVRSKSGQMVALDNLVRIQEGTAPAAIYRFDRYVSATLSGGLAPGYALDDGIRAMDAVAKAILDPSFHTALAGEARDFSESATSLYFAFGMAILLIYLVLAAQFESFIDPLIILFTVPMSLFGALLGLWLTGNTLNIFSEIGIIMLIGIVTKNGILIVEFANQHQARGLAPLAAVLEAAVSRYRPILMTTLTTVLGVLPIALSLGSASGSRQSLGIAVVAGLAVSTLLTLYVVPAVYAVFSRKRAPQPEPALTVALTPGE, translated from the coding sequence GTGAACCTCGCCGAGCTCAGCCTGCGCCGCCCGGTGCTCTGCCTGGTGGCGTCCCTCGTGTTGTTCCTGCTCGGTGTCGTCGGGTTCCGTTTCCTGGGCGTCCGTGAGTACCCGGCGGTGGATCCGCCAGTCGTGACCATCACGACCAACTACCCCGGCGCGAGCCCCGACGTCATCGACTCGCAGATCACCGAGCCGCTGGAGCAAGCCGTGAACGGCGTCAGCGGGGTGCGCAACATCTCCAGCACCTCCCGCGACAGCCAGAGTGTGATTCGCGTCGAGTTTGCCATCGGCGCCGCGGTGGACGCAGCGGCCAATGACATTCGCGACAAGGTCGCCGGCGCCGTGCGCCGGCTGCCCGCCGACGTCGATCCACCCATCGTCGAGAAGGCCGATGCGGACGCATCGCCGATCGTGTTCTTGACCGTGCAGAGCGACACCAAGAGCATCCTGGAGGTCAATCAGCTCGCCGACACGCTGATCAAGGAGCGCATGCAGACCATCCCGGGGGTCAGCACCGTCCGCATCTTCGGCGAGAAGCGCTGGGCGATGCGCCTGTCGATGGACGCGGAGCGCATGGCGGCTCACCAGGTGACGCCGGACGACGTGCGAGCGGCGCTCGCGCGGGAGAACGTCGAGCTACCGGCCGGGCGTGTGGAGGGCAGCAGCGTCGAAATCGGCCTCCGCGCCGTCGGGCGGCTCTCCACCCCGGACGAGCTCAACCGCATGGTCATCCGGCAAGAGGGGGGCCGGCAGGTCGAGTTTCGCGACGTCGGGCACGCCGAGCTCAGCGCGGAGAATCTGCGCACCGGCGTCAAGCGCGACGGCGTGCCGATGATCGGTGTGGCGGTAGTGCCCCAGCCCAACACCAACGCCATCGAGATCGCGGACGAGTTCTACCGGCGCTACGAACAGATCAAGGCGGGCGTCCCGCCGGAGTACCGGGTCGAGATCGGTTACGACTTCACGACCTATGTGCGGCGCTCGATCCGGGAGGTCGAAGAGGCACTTGCCACGGCGTTCCTGCTCGTGGGAGCCGTGATCTTCTTATTCTTGCGCAGCTTCCGCTCGACGCTGGTGCCGGTCATCGCGATCCCCGTCAGCATCGTCTCGACCTTCTTCGTGATGTACCTCGCGGGCTTCACCATCAACATCCTGACGCTGGTGGCGCTGGTCTTGGCCATCGGCCTGGTGGTGGACGACGCCATCGTGGTGCTCGAGAACATCTATTCCAAGGTCGAGGCCGGCATGGAGCCGCTCGAGGCGGCGCTGGCCGGCTCGAAGGAGATCTACTTCGCGGTGATCTCCACCACCATCACGCTCGCCGCCGTCTTCCTGCCCATCGTGTTCATCGAGGGACTGACGGGGCGCCTGTTCCGCGAATTTGCGGTCGTGGTCTCGGGGTCGGTGCTGATCTCGGCCTTCGTCGCCCTGACCCTCTCGCCGGTGATGTGCCGCTACCTGCTGCGGCGGGTCGATCGGCCGAGCTTGCTGTATCGGGTCACGGAGCCGTTTTTCGTGGGCCTGGGCCGGCTCTACCGCCGGACGCTGCAGCTGTTTCTGCGGGTGCGCTGGCTGGCCGTCCCGATCGCGGCGGGGGTGATCGCGGCCGCTCTGTTCATTGGCAAGGGGCTCAAGTCGGAGCTCGCGCCGCTCGAAGATCGCTCCAACGTCCGCATCGGTGTGCGGGCGCCGGAGGGGACGACCTACGAGGCGACTGCGGCGGCGGTCGATCGACTGGCGGTGATGCTCGACGAGAGCGTGCCGGAAATCTCGCGCAGTTACTCGATCACCGCGCTGTTCGGCGGTCCGGTCAACACCGGCATCCAGAACCTGTACCTGCTCGAGCCGAACGAGCGCCGTCGAACCCAGGAACAGATCTTCCAGTCCGTGTCCGCCAAGCTGAACGGCTTCACCGATCTGCGTACGTTCCCCGCCCAGCCGCCGACGATCGGCAACCGTTTCTCGGGGCTGCCGCTCCAGTACGTGGTCCAAGCGCCGAACTTGGACGCACTGGCCGAGGTGTTGCCGAAGATCCTCGAGGAGGCCGGCAAGAGCCCGGCGCTGCGCTTCGTCGACGCCGACCTCAAGTTCAATCGCCCCGAGGGGGTCATCCACATCGACCGCGCGAAGGCGACCGAGCTCGGCATCAGCGTGGCCGACATCGCGAGGACCTTGGACCTGTCGTACGGCGGTCGGCGTTATGGATACTTCGTGAGGAACGGCCGCCAGTACCAGGTCATCGGGGAGCTCGAGCGCGCCGATCGCAGCGCCCCGGACGCGGTACGCAGGCTCTCGGTGCGCAGCAAGAGTGGGCAGATGGTCGCGCTCGACAATCTCGTCCGCATCCAAGAGGGGACGGCGCCCGCGGCCATTTATCGCTTCGATCGCTACGTCTCGGCGACACTGTCCGGGGGCCTGGCCCCGGGTTACGCCCTCGACGACGGCATTAGGGCCATGGACGCGGTGGCCAAGGCCATCCTCGATCCGAGCTTTCACACCGCGCTTGCAGGGGAGGCGCGGGATTTCTCGGAGAGCGCGACGAGCCTGTACTTTGCTTTCGGCATGGCAATTTTGCTGATCTACCTGGTGCTCGCGGCACAGTTCGAGAGTTTCATCGACCCACTCATCATCTTGTTCACGGTGCCGATGTCGCTCTTCGGGGCCCTGCTCGGCCTGTGGCTGACCGGCAACACGCTCAACATCTTCAGCGAGATTGGCATCATCATGCTGATCGGGATCGTCACCAAAAACGGCATTTTGATCGTCGAGTTCGCCAATCAACACCAGGCTCGAGGACTCGCGCCATTGGCCGCAGTATTGGAGGCCGCTGTGTCGCGCTACCGGCCGATCTTGATGACGACACTGACGACGGTGCTCGGCGTGCTGCCAATTGCGCTCTCGCTCGGCAGTGCCTCCGGTAGCCGGCAGAGCTTGGGCATTGCGGTCGTCGCGGGGCTCGCGGTCTCGACGCTGCTCACGCTCTACGTCGTGCCCGCCGTGTACGCAGTCTTCTCCCGCAAGCGCGCGCCGCAGCCCGAGCCCGCGCTCACGGTGGCCCTGACTCCGGGCGAGTGA
- a CDS encoding VWA domain-containing protein, with the protein MFHCGGGDSSDDGTGGKGGGINLGGNGGVGGLDLDGSAANGGNGGTISPDAACGTSSEEATLVPVNMLVMFDRSGSMNQNNKWPQASAALIAFFQDSATAGLRIALRFFPHDQPAGGCTNTGCDTNACSQLLVPIGAVTVDPAPADTQEAALVSAVQGSGPGNGGGTPMFAALGGAEQWATAYASAHPNEKVVVVLVTDGLPNGCDEDINHIAALASAARTSNGVLTYAVGLEGSAENQMDTIAVAGGTTKGIFIGSSANAQAELLAALKAIQGSQVSCEFQMPAPKNGSTLDPKKVNVNYTPGGGSVQTLGQVGSAADCANGGWFYDSPTSPSKITLCPSTCATVQADKGAKMEILLGCATQLQPPPS; encoded by the coding sequence ATGTTTCACTGCGGAGGCGGCGACAGTAGCGACGACGGCACCGGCGGCAAGGGCGGCGGGATCAACCTGGGCGGCAATGGCGGAGTGGGTGGGCTCGATCTCGACGGGAGCGCCGCGAACGGGGGCAACGGCGGCACCATCAGCCCGGACGCTGCTTGTGGCACCTCGAGCGAGGAGGCGACGCTCGTCCCCGTCAACATGCTCGTGATGTTCGATCGGTCCGGTTCGATGAACCAGAACAACAAGTGGCCACAAGCTTCCGCCGCGTTGATCGCGTTCTTCCAGGATTCCGCTACGGCGGGACTGCGCATCGCGCTGCGTTTTTTCCCCCACGACCAACCGGCGGGCGGCTGCACCAACACGGGCTGCGACACCAACGCCTGTTCGCAGCTCCTGGTTCCCATCGGAGCAGTGACGGTGGACCCGGCGCCGGCCGACACGCAGGAGGCCGCGCTGGTGAGTGCCGTGCAGGGCAGCGGCCCCGGCAACGGCGGCGGCACCCCGATGTTCGCGGCGCTGGGCGGTGCGGAGCAATGGGCGACGGCGTACGCCTCCGCGCATCCCAACGAGAAGGTCGTGGTGGTGCTCGTGACCGACGGCCTACCAAACGGCTGTGACGAGGACATCAATCACATCGCAGCGCTCGCTTCCGCCGCGCGAACGTCGAACGGAGTGCTCACCTATGCCGTCGGTCTGGAAGGCTCGGCGGAAAATCAGATGGACACCATCGCGGTCGCCGGCGGCACTACCAAAGGTATCTTCATCGGCAGCTCGGCCAACGCCCAGGCGGAGCTGCTTGCCGCGCTGAAGGCCATCCAGGGCAGCCAGGTCTCCTGTGAGTTCCAGATGCCCGCGCCGAAGAACGGCTCGACCTTGGATCCCAAGAAGGTCAACGTGAACTACACGCCGGGAGGCGGCAGCGTGCAGACCCTCGGCCAGGTGGGGAGCGCGGCGGACTGTGCGAACGGCGGTTGGTTCTACGACTCGCCGACGAGCCCAAGCAAGATCACGCTCTGCCCGAGCACCTGCGCCACGGTGCAGGCAGACAAGGGCGCGAAGATGGAGATCCTGCTGGGTTGTGCCACGCAACTCCAGCCACCCCCCTCCTGA
- a CDS encoding aspartate carbamoyltransferase catalytic subunit, producing MTANHLRHLTSVHDLDRETALRLLDTAEAFLEVTRRPIRKVPTLRGKTIINAFFEASTRTRTSFELAGKRLGADVVNIGGSSSSTSKGETLRDTVATLDAMHADVIVVRHEASGAAEYIKSRTRAAIVNGGDGMHEHPTQALLDAFTIRRAKGKLDGLTVTICGDIQHSRVARSNLLLLPLLGAKVRLAGPHTLLPHDAEALGGETFSRLEPALEGADVVMMLRIQQERLGAPLLPTLREYARYFGLNRARLALAKPDAIVMHPGPMNRGVEINDDIADGKHSVILNQVEAGVAVRMAVLYFCATEPGQPIGSE from the coding sequence ATGACCGCGAACCACCTGCGCCACCTGACCAGCGTCCACGATCTCGATCGCGAGACGGCGCTCCGACTGCTCGACACCGCCGAAGCCTTCCTGGAGGTGACCCGGCGTCCGATACGCAAGGTCCCGACGCTCCGGGGCAAGACCATCATCAACGCCTTCTTCGAGGCCTCCACCCGCACACGGACGTCGTTCGAGCTGGCGGGAAAACGCCTTGGCGCCGATGTCGTCAACATCGGTGGCAGCTCGTCGAGCACCAGCAAGGGCGAGACGCTACGCGACACCGTGGCCACCCTCGACGCCATGCACGCGGACGTGATCGTCGTGCGCCACGAGGCATCCGGTGCCGCCGAGTACATCAAGAGTCGCACCCGCGCGGCAATCGTCAACGGTGGCGACGGCATGCACGAACACCCGACGCAGGCCCTGCTCGACGCCTTCACCATACGGCGCGCGAAGGGCAAGCTCGATGGCCTGACCGTCACCATCTGCGGAGACATCCAGCACAGCCGTGTCGCTCGCTCGAATCTGCTGCTGTTGCCGCTGCTCGGCGCGAAGGTTCGCCTCGCCGGGCCCCACACGCTCCTGCCCCACGACGCGGAGGCCCTCGGTGGCGAGACCTTCTCGCGCCTCGAGCCAGCGCTCGAGGGCGCCGACGTCGTCATGATGCTGCGCATCCAGCAAGAGCGCCTGGGCGCGCCGCTCTTGCCCACGTTGCGGGAGTATGCCCGGTATTTTGGACTCAATCGCGCCCGCCTCGCCCTGGCCAAACCCGACGCCATCGTGATGCACCCGGGCCCCATGAACCGCGGCGTCGAGATCAACGACGACATCGCCGACGGCAAGCACAGTGTGATCTTGAACCAGGTCGAAGCGGGCGTCGCAGTGCGGATGGCAGTGCTGTATTTCTGCGCCACGGAGCCCGGCCAGCCCATCGGCTCGGAGTGA
- a CDS encoding OmpA family protein codes for MRRHLLLVALAASGSISARARADETPSLALAPAPAGEPTLLTEPAQVRGDAQLRARLLGVFASQPLVLKNQDQEIDRVVESQLWLHTLLSFAFRHRYQLSLDVPVLLSQTAGQTPPHGTTAARPREETLLGDVRLGARTKLWGPAGAGEHLALAAGASLPTGRDYAGDGGFGGRMALLADGQYARWFWAADAGVRLRPEMRLPGIVPTRVGNELTASVAHATFVDGAERVSVGSELSAAFTLGGGARLLDPHATRAHFLIVGRFRPFTELDLGVAFGPDLGQAPGAADFRALAFLGFTPEQTPPPPDRDDDGVPDRLDACIDLPGAPAQDPLMNGCPEVPPDFDADEIPDQFDACPREAGPATGDRRSNGCPRPVDTDGDGIVDQKDACPKEKGVPNTNREQHGCPPAPPPPPPVAQVEAEQVAISEQVQFEHGTAVLRAESDGILSEVAKVLAEHPELEQIEVAGYTDDTGTPAVNQKLSAERAASVMKWLVGHGTATARLSAKGYGQTSPLADNSTEAGRAKNRRVEFHILRRSEKEPTP; via the coding sequence GTGCGCCGTCATCTCCTCCTTGTTGCGCTGGCCGCGTCGGGATCGATCAGCGCCCGCGCTCGTGCTGACGAGACGCCGTCGCTCGCCCTGGCGCCAGCACCGGCGGGGGAGCCAACGCTCCTGACCGAGCCGGCCCAGGTCCGGGGAGACGCGCAGCTGCGCGCGCGGTTGCTCGGTGTCTTTGCCAGTCAGCCGCTCGTGCTGAAGAACCAGGATCAGGAGATCGACCGCGTGGTCGAGAGTCAGCTGTGGCTGCACACACTGCTCTCGTTCGCGTTCCGCCATCGCTACCAGCTCTCGCTCGACGTGCCCGTGTTGCTCTCGCAGACCGCGGGGCAGACCCCGCCCCACGGCACTACCGCGGCGCGGCCTCGCGAAGAGACGCTGCTCGGCGACGTTCGCCTGGGCGCTCGCACGAAGCTGTGGGGGCCGGCGGGTGCAGGCGAGCACCTGGCGCTCGCCGCCGGCGCGAGCCTGCCAACCGGTAGGGACTACGCCGGCGACGGCGGCTTCGGCGGGCGCATGGCGCTGTTGGCGGACGGGCAATACGCTCGCTGGTTCTGGGCCGCCGACGCCGGCGTCCGGCTGCGGCCCGAGATGCGCTTGCCCGGCATCGTTCCGACGCGGGTCGGCAACGAGCTCACGGCCAGCGTGGCGCACGCGACCTTCGTGGACGGCGCCGAGAGAGTCAGCGTTGGCAGCGAGCTCAGCGCCGCGTTCACGCTGGGCGGGGGAGCAAGACTCCTCGATCCGCACGCCACCCGCGCGCATTTCCTGATCGTCGGCCGTTTTCGCCCGTTCACCGAGCTCGACCTCGGCGTGGCGTTTGGGCCGGATCTCGGGCAGGCGCCAGGCGCTGCGGACTTCCGCGCGCTCGCCTTCCTCGGCTTCACGCCGGAACAAACGCCGCCGCCGCCGGATCGCGACGACGATGGTGTCCCCGATCGACTGGACGCCTGCATCGATTTGCCCGGCGCGCCCGCCCAGGATCCGTTGATGAACGGCTGCCCGGAGGTGCCGCCGGATTTCGACGCCGACGAGATCCCCGATCAGTTCGACGCCTGTCCGAGGGAGGCGGGGCCAGCCACCGGCGACCGCCGGTCAAACGGCTGCCCAAGGCCCGTGGACACCGATGGCGACGGCATCGTCGATCAAAAGGACGCCTGCCCCAAAGAGAAGGGCGTGCCGAACACAAACCGAGAGCAGCACGGCTGTCCGCCGGCGCCACCGCCGCCACCGCCGGTCGCCCAAGTCGAAGCCGAACAAGTCGCGATCTCGGAGCAAGTGCAGTTCGAGCATGGCACGGCGGTGCTCCGCGCCGAGAGCGATGGCATCTTGAGCGAAGTGGCCAAGGTCCTGGCGGAGCACCCGGAGCTCGAGCAGATCGAGGTCGCTGGGTACACCGACGACACCGGCACACCGGCCGTCAACCAGAAGCTGAGCGCGGAGCGCGCAGCAAGCGTGATGAAGTGGCTGGTGGGTCACGGCACGGCGACAGCTCGCCTCAGCGCCAAGGGCTACGGGCAGACGTCGCCCCTCGCCGACAACAGCACCGAAGCGGGCCGCGCGAAGAACCGTCGCGTCGAGTTCCACATCCTCCGGCGCAGCGAAAAGGAGCCGACACCATGA
- a CDS encoding efflux RND transporter permease subunit: MPHAPQRADGVLGDVTHVTNVPGDQDHSSLLAVGVHRASFPSLPHRVKPGCAVGSKHRAGVLLASVRSRQLQGEETRAAVLGAADDGVRPVLVKALVAALGCAPMAITTGTGAEVQRPLATVVIGGLVTASLVTLLALPALYVGVGGKPEYADGLEG; this comes from the coding sequence ATGCCGCACGCGCCTCAGCGTGCGGATGGCGTTCTCGGTGACGTCACCCACGTCACCAATGTGCCAGGGGACCAGGATCATTCTTCCCTGCTCGCCGTCGGAGTGCACCGCGCGTCCTTCCCATCGCTGCCCCATCGAGTCAAACCGGGTTGCGCCGTGGGGAGCAAGCACCGTGCCGGGGTGCTGCTGGCCTCCGTGCGCAGTCGCCAGCTTCAGGGAGAGGAGACCCGGGCCGCGGTGCTGGGTGCTGCTGACGATGGAGTGCGCCCGGTTCTCGTCAAGGCGCTGGTCGCGGCGCTGGGCTGCGCGCCAATGGCCATCACCACCGGCACCGGCGCCGAGGTGCAGCGTCCGCTCGCCACCGTGGTCATCGGCGGCCTGGTGACCGCTTCGCTGGTCACACTCCTGGCGCTGCCGGCCCTGTACGTAGGTGTTGGCGGCAAGCCGGAGTACGCGGACGGCTTGGAGGGATAA
- the pyrR gene encoding bifunctional pyr operon transcriptional regulator/uracil phosphoribosyltransferase PyrR, which translates to MRVLLDPDAVSRGMRRVAGEIVERQRGAEGLVLIGVRRGGEPLAQELARWILDLEKKSVPVGSVDITLYRDDAATALPNPRIGPSQVPCSLEGKRVVLVDDVVFTGRTVRAAIDALMDYGRPRRIELAALVDRGGRELPVQPDYVVLTTTVGGDDRIDVLHEGGQIRAVVRPRDVPSMPPEP; encoded by the coding sequence ATGCGCGTTTTGCTCGACCCCGACGCCGTCTCGCGCGGCATGCGCCGTGTGGCCGGAGAGATCGTCGAGCGCCAGCGCGGTGCCGAGGGACTCGTCCTCATTGGCGTGCGGCGCGGCGGCGAGCCCCTGGCCCAGGAGCTCGCTCGCTGGATCCTGGACCTTGAAAAGAAGTCAGTCCCGGTCGGCAGCGTCGACATCACACTCTATCGCGACGACGCGGCCACAGCCTTGCCGAATCCGCGCATCGGCCCGAGCCAGGTCCCCTGCAGCCTCGAAGGCAAACGCGTCGTCTTGGTCGACGACGTCGTGTTCACCGGCCGCACAGTGAGGGCCGCGATTGACGCGTTGATGGACTACGGACGCCCGCGCCGCATCGAGCTCGCGGCCCTGGTCGACCGCGGTGGACGAGAGCTCCCCGTGCAGCCGGACTACGTGGTGCTCACGACGACGGTTGGAGGCGACGACCGCATCGACGTGCTGCACGAGGGCGGCCAGATCCGCGCCGTCGTGCGCCCCCGCGACGTCCCCTCCATGCCCCCAGAGCCATGA